The Xenopus laevis strain J_2021 chromosome 5L, Xenopus_laevis_v10.1, whole genome shotgun sequence genome has a segment encoding these proteins:
- the ppp3r1.L gene encoding calcineurin subunit B type 1, translating into MGNEASYPLEMCSHFDADEIKRLGKRFKKLDLDNSGSLSVEEFMSLPELQQNPLVQRVIDIFDTDGNGEVDFKEFIEGVSQFSVKGDKEQKLRFAFRIYDMDKDGYISNGELFQVLKMMVGNNLKDTQLQQIVDKTIINADKDGDGRISFEEFCAVVGGLDIHKKMVVDV; encoded by the exons GGAAATGAAGCAAGCTATCCACTGGAAATGTGCTCGCATT TCGATGCGGATGAGATCAAAAGGCTAGGGAAAAGGTTCAAGAAACTGGATTTAGACAACTCTGGTTCCTTGAGTGTGGAGGAGTTCATGTCTTTGCCAGAGCTTCAACAGAACCCTCTTGTACAGCGAGTAATAGACATATTTGATACAGATGGAAATGGAGAAGTAGACTTCAAAG AGTTCATCGAAGGAGTGTCCCAGTTCAGCGTCAAAGGTGACAAGGAGCAGAAACTGAGgt TTGCTTTCCGTATATATGACATGGACAAGGATGGCTACATCTCCAATGGTGAGCTCTTCCAGGTACTGAAGATGATGGTGGGAAACAATCTCAAAGACACTCAGTTACAGCAAATAGTAGACAAAACCATTATCAATGCAGATAAAGATGGAGATGGAAGAATATCTTTTGAAGAATTCTGTGCT GTCGTAGGAGGCTTAGATATCCACAAAAAGATGGTGGTGGATGTGTGA